From one Acidibrevibacterium fodinaquatile genomic stretch:
- a CDS encoding alpha/beta fold hydrolase yields MPAKPKSSGSSVPFFWPMQIAEDLAESGAAVVARNLKFLTEEEKLQTELQPKLATAHGVRLDLRTMRFCEYGSAETMSVPTIVDAPYAGHSAMIADYRQGQSLIETLRDNGVSRVYLTDWKSATPDMKDLEIDQYLAELVVCIDDLGGRANLVGLCQGGWMAAMLAARFPEKVQSLVLAGSPIDTAAGHGPLKHLVHEYPLSFYEELVAAGGGLMLGRYMLEGWKNMHPGQHYIQDHIDLYEHIDDPVWLKKTETFESWYEHPINLPGRWYLQAIKQLFKENHLAQGSFIGLGRRLSLKAITCPLYLLAGESDDITPREQVFAAAGLVGTPADKITQKLVPGGHIGLFMGARTLREHWPGIARWIATQ; encoded by the coding sequence ATGCCAGCCAAGCCAAAATCAAGCGGCAGCTCTGTCCCCTTCTTCTGGCCGATGCAGATCGCCGAGGATCTGGCGGAGAGCGGCGCCGCGGTCGTGGCGCGCAATCTCAAATTCCTCACAGAGGAAGAAAAGCTCCAAACCGAGTTGCAACCGAAGCTCGCGACCGCCCATGGCGTCCGTCTCGATCTCCGTACTATGCGCTTTTGCGAATATGGCAGCGCCGAGACCATGTCTGTCCCGACCATCGTCGATGCGCCTTACGCTGGCCACTCGGCGATGATCGCCGATTACCGTCAGGGGCAAAGCCTGATCGAAACGCTACGCGACAATGGCGTCTCGCGGGTTTATCTCACCGACTGGAAATCGGCGACGCCGGATATGAAGGATCTCGAGATCGACCAGTATCTCGCCGAACTTGTCGTCTGCATCGACGATCTCGGCGGGCGCGCCAATCTCGTTGGCCTCTGCCAGGGCGGTTGGATGGCAGCGATGCTGGCGGCGCGGTTTCCCGAAAAGGTCCAAAGCCTGGTACTCGCGGGATCGCCGATCGACACGGCAGCCGGGCATGGGCCACTCAAGCATCTTGTGCATGAGTACCCGCTCTCGTTTTACGAGGAGTTGGTGGCCGCCGGCGGCGGGCTGATGCTCGGCCGCTACATGCTCGAAGGCTGGAAAAACATGCATCCCGGGCAGCACTATATCCAGGACCATATCGATCTTTACGAACATATCGATGATCCGGTCTGGCTCAAGAAGACCGAGACGTTCGAAAGCTGGTACGAACATCCGATCAATCTCCCCGGCCGCTGGTATCTCCAGGCGATCAAGCAATTGTTCAAGGAGAACCATCTGGCGCAGGGCAGCTTCATCGGGCTTGGCCGCCGGCTCTCCTTGAAGGCGATCACCTGCCCGCTTTACCTGCTGGCGGGCGAGTCAGACGACATCACCCCGCGTGAGCAGGTTTTCGCGGCCGCCGGCCTGGTCGGCACACCGGCCGATAAAATCACCCAGAAACTGGTGCCCGGCGGCCATATCGGTCTGTTCATGGGGGCACGCACACTGCGCGAGCATTGGCCGGGCATCGCCCGCTGGATTGCCACGCAGTGA